DNA from Crocosphaera sp. UHCC 0190:
CCCGATATTAACCCCTTTACCCGTTACCATATTATTAATTAGTGGAGCCATTGGTATTGGTTTAGGGGATACAGCTTATTTTGCCACATTAAACCATTTAGGGGCAAGACGTACCCTATTAATGGAAACTTTAGCCACTCCTATGTCTGCTATTTTTGCCCTGATTTTTTTATCAGAAACTCTTACTTTACAGTCCTGTTTTGGTATTATTTTAACCTTATTGGGGGTCGCTTGGGTTATTACAGAACGAACGTTCGGTTCAGTGGTGAGTCATCCCCACCCCATGAGAGGGATATGGTGGGGAATTCTAGCGGCATTTTCTCAAGCGACGGGGGTTGTTTTAGCCCGTTTTGCCCTAGTTAATTCTAATTTATCCTCTTTAGAAAGTACCCTATTACGGTTAATTGGTGGGATGATAATTATTGGCATTTTATTATTAATTCCCCGAAACCAAGAAACAAACATTTCGTTTAAATTATCTTTACGAGTGATAGGAATTATTAGTCTTGCTGCCTTTGGTAGTACCTATTTAGGGATTTGGTTACAACAAACTTCCCTAAAATTTTCCCCCGCAGGAATTGCCCAAACTCTATTAGCAACCAGTCCTTTATTTGTGTTACCCTTTGCCTTAGCCATGGGCCAGAAAATTAGTTGGAGAGCGTTTTTAGGGGTTTTAGTCGCTTTAGGGGGAATTGCCCTATTATTTAGTTAGTCTCCTTATTTTGATTAAGCTCATTGGGAATATTGTTCAAATTATTGTCTAATAACCGATTATCCCGATTAAATTGTTCCTCAATATTATTCCAATCATCTGCAGGCAAAATATTGTCTCGATTGAATTGCTCCTCAATATTATTATTATTAATAATATCTGGTATTTTAGTATTTGTAGGAGGAGTTAAAGGGTTTTCGACAGGAGTTTCATTTTGATCACGAACCAGTTTTCCTTGCATTCCTTCATCTACTTTTTGCAGTTGAGCCAAAAAATGTTCCTGTTTATAATTAATAGAACGAGCTAAAATCAAGCCTTGTTGAAATGCTTGTAATGCTTTTTGATATTGCTGTTTTCCCAAGTAAATTTCCCCAATTTTATCATAGGTTTTCATTAACCCATAATAATTATAAGATAATTGTTCAACCTGAATTAATCTTTGATAAATTTGTAGAGCATAATCTTTTTGTTCATAGGTTTCATAAAGATCTCCCAGTCTAGTTAAAGCATCAGATGCTGCTCCTAATAATTGTAATGACCAAGCTAAAGAATAAGCCTCTTGATAACTTTGACTGGCTAATTCTGGCTTATCCATTGATTGATAATCTTGACCCATATCAATTTTTAAAGGAGGAATAAATTCAATTTTTTTAGTTCTTAAGTAATTATCAACTAATCTTTGTTTAATGTTTGCTGCATTTTCTGGTTGTAAAGATGCTGTATAAATCTCTGCTAATACTTGTAAATAAAGCCCTTCTTCATAGACATTTCTTTGTGCTTGTGCTTGATCTAATAATTCCTCATAAACTAAGGCAGAATTAGGATAATCAAATTTAGCTAAATAGAGTTTTCCTAATCCTTGTAAGGATTGTTTTTCTGTCAATGGCGTTTGGCTGTTACGAGCATTAGCTAACACCTTTTTATAGATAATTATTGAATTATCTAGACTATGTAATTTAGCATAAGCATCAGCCAAAGCCATTAATAATTCTGGACTCAAAGGATCTTCTTGTTCCGATAATTGTTGTAACGTAAAAATTCGCTTACCAATAATTTGAACATCTTCTTTACGGGTTCGGTTCCAAGCAATTTCTCCAACCCTTCCTAATGCGGCTAATTCCTCAATTCTTCCTAATACTCTTCTTAGTCTTAATTCTCGATACCAAATTTGAAAAGCAACATCAATATTACCACCATCTAATTGCTCTTGTGCTTGGTTATTTAAGTTATCAAGTTCTTTCCTTAATTTCTTTTGTTCCAGGGGGGTAAGAGGGCGAGGAATCGGGGGAATTAAAGGATCAACTAAAGGAATTTCTAACGGATTTAATTCAGGTGCTGGTATGGGGGCAGCCCAGGTTTTATTATTCACTAAGCAAGAGGTACTTCCTAAAATAATCGTCAAAATAAGCAAGAAATAAGTTCTCTGATTAATTCTCAAAACATTTAGCATGATAATATAAAGTTAATTAGTCCAAATTAAGATAACATTGATTATAAGATAACGATTGAGGAGTTGGCAGTGAGGAGAAGGATTAAAGTTGTCCTAAGTGTGATATTAAGCATCCTGTTGACAGCTTGTAATAATATGCCACAAGTGCGGGCAGAGCAACGATTATTTCCCAGTCTTTCCCTAGAATTTTTGGGAGAATATCAATTACCTAAGCAAATCTTCCAAGAAACTGCTGTGGGTGGCCTATCTGCCATCACATATAATCGCCAAATAGATCGCTTTTATGCCCTCTCTGACGATCGCTCTCAAAAGGCCCCCGCAAGATTTTATACCCTCAAGATAGATATTGCTCCCACCGATGACAAGCCAGGGAAAATTCAAGCTGTTACGGTGGAAGACGTGACTTTCCTCAAGTCCCCATCAGAAAAAACTTACGCCCCCCAAACCATCGACCCCGAAGGCATTGCCTTGTCTCCGAGAGGGACAGTCTTTATTTCCAGCGAAGGAGCTATCAACAAAGATATTGCTCCCTTGATTGGGGAATTTGATCTAAAGACGGGACAAATTCAACAACAAGTTCCCCTTCCTCAGAAATATTTACCCGCTAAACAACCCGATGAAAGTCCTCGCGGTGTGGAAAATAACCTAGGGTTTGAACCCCTAACCATTAGTGCTACCAGTACCCTTAAAGATGACCCCTTTCGCCTCTTTACTGCCACTGAAGCCTCTTTAAAACAAGATACCGCAGACACGCCTCCTGTTAACATTCCGGTGCGTCTCCTCCATTATGTCATTAGTCCTATTGGGCCACCTGTGTTAATTGCCGAACACTTATACTTACTCGATGAAACCCCCAAAGGTGCATTAGCCAATGGGTTAACGGAATTATTAGCCCTACCCCAAGAAGGAACTTTGTTAAGTCTGGAACGAACGTTCGGTTTATTTGGTCATGGGGCGAAATTGTTTCAGGTGGTGAATAGTAGTGCTTCTGAGACATCCAATATTGAGAGTTTTAAGGAAGGAATAGCAGGAATTAAACCCTTAAAGAAAAAATTATTACTCGATTTGCAAGAGTTAGGGATTGAGTTAGATAATTTAGAAGGAATGACCCTAGGGCCGAGA
Protein-coding regions in this window:
- a CDS encoding DMT family transporter codes for the protein MTTNNQFIGEFAALGAAFLWAASSIVYAVLGQKIPPLQLNLLKGIVATFLIILTLLLTQNSLPILTPLPVTILLISGAIGIGLGDTAYFATLNHLGARRTLLMETLATPMSAIFALIFLSETLTLQSCFGIILTLLGVAWVITERTFGSVVSHPHPMRGIWWGILAAFSQATGVVLARFALVNSNLSSLESTLLRLIGGMIIIGILLLIPRNQETNISFKLSLRVIGIISLAAFGSTYLGIWLQQTSLKFSPAGIAQTLLATSPLFVLPFALAMGQKISWRAFLGVLVALGGIALLFS
- a CDS encoding esterase-like activity of phytase family protein; translation: MPQVRAEQRLFPSLSLEFLGEYQLPKQIFQETAVGGLSAITYNRQIDRFYALSDDRSQKAPARFYTLKIDIAPTDDKPGKIQAVTVEDVTFLKSPSEKTYAPQTIDPEGIALSPRGTVFISSEGAINKDIAPLIGEFDLKTGQIQQQVPLPQKYLPAKQPDESPRGVENNLGFEPLTISATSTLKDDPFRLFTATEASLKQDTADTPPVNIPVRLLHYVISPIGPPVLIAEHLYLLDETPKGALANGLTELLALPQEGTLLSLERTFGLFGHGAKLFQVVNSSASETSNIESFKEGIAGIKPLKKKLLLDLQELGIELDNLEGMTLGPRLKDGSQTLILISDDNFSPEQVTQLLLFQLR